In Dehalococcoidia bacterium, one genomic interval encodes:
- a CDS encoding four helix bundle protein has product MPPLEAGSGMRDAGSVGNVEAGSGTREAGSVGNVEAGSGTRDAGSVGARNIVSARKPISSYRDIEAFQRSMELLAPLHELIRALPQSEHWELASQLRRASKSVPANIAEGYGKKRSAKEFRHHLDISLGSTNEVTVHLEIGVAVGYFTAAQIKPLVEGYEIVARQIFRLIESWRDFGAKAGGSRG; this is encoded by the coding sequence ATGCCACCGTTGGAAGCGGGAAGCGGGATGCGGGATGCGGGATCGGTGGGGAACGTGGAAGCGGGAAGCGGGACGCGGGAAGCGGGATCGGTGGGGAACGTGGAAGCGGGAAGCGGGACGCGGGATGCGGGATCGGTGGGAGCGCGGAACATTGTTTCAGCGCGGAAGCCGATCAGCTCGTATCGCGACATTGAGGCGTTTCAGCGCTCGATGGAACTTCTGGCGCCACTCCATGAGCTGATTCGGGCGCTGCCTCAGAGTGAGCATTGGGAGTTGGCGAGCCAACTGCGGCGTGCGAGCAAGTCTGTTCCTGCGAACATTGCTGAGGGGTACGGCAAAAAGCGTTCGGCGAAGGAATTTCGGCACCATCTCGACATATCACTGGGATCGACGAACGAGGTGACCGTCCATCTCGAGATTGGAGTGGCGGTCGGTTATTTCACCGCGGCGCAGATCAAGCCGCTGGTTGAAGGCTATGAGATCGTCGCTCGCCAGATCTTTCGACTCATCGAGAGCTGGCGCGACTTTGGAGCGAAGGCAGGCGGAAGCAGGGGATGA
- the metK gene encoding methionine adenosyltransferase, with the protein MTTTFMGSPQLSLTSESVTEGHPDKMCDQISDAVLDAILKEDPMGRVACETAVTTGLVVVMGEITTATYVDIPTIARETIQQIGYTNAHYGFDYETCGVMVSIKEQSQDIAQGVNEAIESREGAGMEDDLNTGAGDQGMMMGFACNETPEYMPLTISLAHRLCRQLTKLRKDGTLSYLRPDGKSQVTIDYEYGRPKRIDTVVISTQHDPDITTEALRSDIIEQVLRPVLPPDLLRGTPRTFINPTGRFVIGGPMGDAGLTGRKIIVDTYGGIARHGGGAFSGKDPTKVDRSGAYAARYVAKNIVAAGLADRVEFQLSYAIGVAHPTSVAVETFGTGRIDDERILALVRRHFDLRPAAIIRDLNLRRPIYLATAAYGHFGREDIDAPWERTDKAAALRADAGVAEPEGVPGG; encoded by the coding sequence ATGACCACCACATTCATGGGAAGCCCGCAGCTTTCGCTGACGAGCGAGTCGGTGACGGAAGGGCATCCCGACAAGATGTGCGACCAGATCAGCGACGCCGTGCTCGACGCGATCCTGAAGGAGGATCCGATGGGGCGCGTTGCTTGCGAGACGGCGGTGACGACGGGCCTGGTCGTGGTCATGGGCGAGATCACCACGGCAACCTACGTCGACATTCCGACGATCGCGCGGGAGACGATCCAGCAGATCGGCTACACGAACGCGCACTACGGCTTCGACTACGAGACGTGCGGCGTGATGGTGTCGATCAAGGAGCAGTCGCAGGACATCGCGCAGGGCGTCAATGAGGCGATCGAATCGCGCGAGGGCGCGGGAATGGAAGACGATCTCAACACGGGCGCCGGCGACCAGGGCATGATGATGGGCTTCGCGTGCAACGAGACGCCGGAGTACATGCCGCTGACGATCTCGCTGGCGCACCGGCTCTGCCGTCAACTGACGAAGCTGCGAAAGGACGGCACGCTCTCGTACCTGCGGCCGGACGGCAAGTCGCAGGTGACGATCGATTACGAATACGGGCGTCCGAAGCGCATCGACACGGTGGTGATCTCGACGCAGCATGACCCGGACATCACGACTGAGGCGCTGCGCTCCGACATCATCGAACAGGTGTTGCGGCCGGTGCTGCCGCCGGATCTCCTGCGCGGGACGCCGCGGACATTCATCAATCCGACGGGCCGCTTCGTCATCGGCGGGCCGATGGGTGACGCGGGGTTGACGGGGCGCAAGATCATCGTCGATACGTACGGCGGCATCGCGCGGCACGGCGGTGGTGCGTTCAGCGGCAAGGACCCGACGAAGGTCGACCGTTCGGGCGCGTACGCAGCGCGCTACGTCGCGAAGAACATCGTCGCGGCGGGGCTGGCGGACCGCGTCGAGTTCCAGCTTTCGTACGCGATCGGCGTGGCGCACCCGACGTCGGTGGCGGTGGAGACGTTCGGGACGGGGCGCATCGACGACGAGCGGATCCTGGCGCTGGTGCGGCGGCACTTCGACCTGCGGCCGGCGGCGATTATCCGCGATCTCAATTTGCGGCGCCCGATCTACCTTGCGACGGCGGCATACGGGCACTTCGGACGCGAGGACATCGACGCGCCGTGGGAGCGCACGGACAAGGCAGCGGCGTTGCGGGCGGACGCGGGCGTGGCGGAGCCGGAAGGCGTGCCGGGGGGCTGA
- the ahcY gene encoding adenosylhomocysteinase, with protein MTTETAVPHDVRDLRLAEEGVRRIEWAAREMPVTASIRERFAREKPLRGVRVGACLHVTTETANLMLALRDGGADIALCASNPLSTQDDVAAALVGEYGISVFAIKGEDNDTYYRHIDSVLAHKPQLTMDDGADVVARLHKDRTDLLEHVIGGTEETTTGVIRLRALAKDGKLRYPIVAVNEANTKHMFDNRYGTGQSTLDGITRATNILWAGKNVVLAGYGWCGRGVASRARGMGAQVIVTEVDPLKALEAVMDGFRVMPMAAAAKIGDFFITLTGDINVIDRQHMETMKDGAIVANSGHFNDEINLQALESMAEAKRHVRPFVEEYKLGDGRKIFVLGEGRLINLAAAEGHPASVMDMSFANQALCSEHVVNNQGKLRAEVYPVPPEIDAEIARLKLAAMGIDIDTLTAEQEKYLTSWESGT; from the coding sequence ATGACCACGGAAACAGCAGTTCCACACGATGTGCGCGACCTGCGGCTCGCCGAGGAAGGCGTGCGGCGGATCGAATGGGCGGCGCGCGAGATGCCGGTGACGGCATCGATCCGGGAGCGCTTCGCGCGGGAGAAGCCGTTGCGCGGCGTGCGCGTCGGGGCGTGCCTGCACGTTACGACGGAGACGGCGAACCTGATGCTGGCGCTGCGCGACGGCGGCGCGGACATCGCGCTGTGCGCTTCGAACCCGCTCAGCACGCAGGACGACGTCGCGGCGGCGCTCGTCGGTGAGTACGGCATCTCGGTGTTCGCGATCAAGGGCGAAGACAACGATACGTACTACAGGCACATTGACTCGGTGCTGGCGCACAAGCCGCAGTTGACGATGGACGACGGCGCGGACGTCGTCGCGCGGCTGCACAAGGACCGCACGGACCTGCTGGAGCACGTGATCGGCGGCACGGAGGAGACAACGACGGGCGTCATCCGGCTGCGCGCGCTCGCGAAGGATGGCAAGCTGCGGTATCCCATCGTAGCGGTGAACGAAGCGAACACGAAGCACATGTTCGACAACCGCTACGGCACGGGGCAGAGCACGCTCGACGGGATCACGCGCGCGACGAACATTCTCTGGGCGGGAAAGAACGTCGTGCTCGCGGGGTACGGTTGGTGCGGGCGCGGCGTGGCATCGCGGGCGCGCGGCATGGGCGCGCAGGTCATCGTCACGGAAGTCGACCCGCTGAAGGCGCTGGAGGCGGTGATGGACGGCTTCCGCGTCATGCCGATGGCCGCCGCGGCGAAGATCGGCGACTTCTTCATCACGCTGACGGGCGACATCAACGTGATCGACCGGCAGCACATGGAGACGATGAAGGACGGGGCGATCGTCGCGAATTCGGGGCACTTCAACGACGAGATCAACCTGCAGGCGCTGGAGTCCATGGCGGAGGCGAAGCGCCACGTGCGGCCGTTCGTCGAGGAGTACAAGCTGGGCGACGGGCGCAAGATCTTCGTGCTGGGCGAGGGGCGGCTGATCAACCTGGCGGCGGCTGAAGGGCACCCGGCGAGCGTGATGGACATGAGCTTCGCGAACCAGGCGCTGTGCAGCGAGCACGTGGTGAACAACCAGGGCAAGCTGCGGGCGGAGGTGTACCCCGTACCGCCGGAGATCGACGCGGAGATCGCGCGGCTGAAGCTTGCTGCGATGGGCATCGACATCGACACGCTGACGGCGGAGCAGGAGAAGTATTTGACGAGTTGGGAAAGCGGAACGTAG